The region GATCTTGCCGGTGGTATAGGTCAGCGAATAATTGCTGATGCCGCCGCCACCGAAAGCATCCTTGCTGTCGCCATTCAGATTGAACAGCCAGATCTTGGCTTTCTTGTCATTCACGCTGCCGGTCGATTCGGTCTTGTCCTGCAAATCCTTGCTGTCGTAGTTCACTTGCGCGTACAGGCTACCGGCGCGCGCGCGGATCAAGGGGTAGCTGCCATACACGCTGGCAATTTTTGCCGTGCCCTTCGCTTCCAGCACGGCAAATTCCTTGCCCAGTTTGTAGTCCATATGGGTGTAGGCCGTGCCCAGGCGCAGCAGGCCGGCCTGGGCCTGGTAGGCGGCGCGCACATAGTTCAGGCCGTCGGTCGAGGTAAACGCGCGCACGGTGGCGACGTCGCCGATGCCGGCCAGCTCATTGATATTGACGGTGGCGCCGATGCGGTTGCGGCCCGTGTAGCGGTTGCCCTGGTTGTCGACATCGACGCTGCCGTTGAAGCGCGCGCCGGGCTGCACGTCGACGATCAGGTCGGAAGCGCCCAAGGAGGCGCCCGGCGCCAGGGTCGAGCTGACCTGCACGCCCGGCAGGTCCGACAGCAGCAGCAAACGGCGTTCCAGCGGCGCGGTGGCGACCACTTCGCCATCGAGGCCCGCCAGGATATTGCCGGCCAGGCCGTCGGACAGATTGCTCTTGTTACGCAGCTGCACTTGGCCGTACTGGCCCGGCATCACGGTGATCTGCACCACGCCATCCTTGATGTCCTGCGCCGGCAAGTAGGCCTGGGCCAGGAAGTAGCCGCGCGTCTGGTAATAGCTGGCAATCTTGCTGGCCAGGCCGCGCAGTTCCGTCAGGGTCAGCTCGCTGCCCGGCACGAAGCCGCTGGCGGCGACCAGCTCGCTTTCCGCGAATACCGGCGGCGCGGCGATCTGCAGGCGCTCTACCTTGATGCGGGTGCTGTCGCCGACGATGGCGGCCGGCACATCGCCGCGCTGCACGCGGATGGCGGGCGCCGCTTTCGGCAACTGGGGCGCGACAGGAATTTGTTGCAGCTGGCTGCCGGCGGTCGGTTGCTGGGCGTAGGCGCCCTGGATCAGCAGCAGCAAGGTCAGGGGTAGAAGTTTGGAGCGCAAAAGTATCCTCTCGATCACATAAGCACAATAAGCGGCACGGCAACAATGTTGCCATATAATAATTTAATAGTTTCTATATTTTAACATTGCTCATTTAAAACTTGATTATCTTTATTTGCTTCAAGCCAAGATTTTTATAAATGAATTATTCTCTACTACGCGATATCTGGTGCAGTTAGCTTACACATTTTCCCTACAGAATTAATCTCAGATAATCACCGCCACGCCTCGCGCAGCGCCACACAGTGGCCATCTGACGCTTACAGCATCTGAAAAGCCAGCCTTGAAATTTCCATAAGGAAACAATAAAACATTGTTTTATATTATCCAATATGTGTTCACCATTAATTTCCAGCATATTAAAAATTTTAATTAAATCATTATTTAACAATTACACCGATAACCCGGCAGTAAAAGACACAATTACCGCGCCTTGCAAGCAAAAGCTTGCTAATCCGGCCATGGCCGGCAAAACCGTTGCCGGCACAAGCAGCAAGTCAATCGCCGTTCAGGCTCGGCTTTACCGGCAAGAAAAACGTCGCTGAATAATTTCAGAAAACCCTGAAATTGTTGCTCCCTTACAACACCAACGCGCTCGACATGGCGTCAAGCCACGTCATGGCGGACCAGGTGTGCCTCCTGCGGCAGTGGAATTTCCCAGTTCCACAACATCGTTTGCAGCTTCTTGTTACTCAAGGAGGTATCGCGCTGGCCATTGCGGCGCAGCAGTTCCTTGCGCGATTGCTCCAGGTACACCAGCTCAACCTGCGCATGGTATTTGTAGAGCAGATTGAGCGTTTTTTCGCGCATCAGCGCCGACAAATGGGTCGCGTTCCACACAAAGGGCAGGCCCTTGCGCAGCAGTTCACGCGCGCGCTCTTCCGCATAATCGCCCACCTGCCCTTCGTTCTTGCCATGGCGCAGGCCCAGCGCCTGGCGCGCATCGTCGAACGACACCACCGGCAGTTGCGGATGGTGTTTCGCCACCCAGGTATTCTTGCCCGACGCCGGCAGGCCCGACATGACGATCACCCGCGAGCCCGGCTGCTGGAACAAGGGATAGTCGGGATGCGCCTCGGCGCCGCGAAAATACCTGACGCGCGTATGATCGTCGACAAAGGCGCGCGGCCGGTCGTAACAGCCCTCCTCGCGCGCCAGTTCGCGAAACAGTTCGATCGCGTCCAGCATGCGCTGCGGATCGGGACAGATGCGGCCGCGGATATCGGCCTCGGCCAGCATGGCGAGCAGGCCGATATCGACCTGCCACGACAGTTCGCGCACGGTAAATTCGGGCGTCACGCCACGACGCGAGGTCTCCAGCGCAAAAAACGGCACCTGATGCACCTGGATCAGGCGGCAGATGGCTTCGCGCGCGGCAAACGGCACCGCGTAATCCCATAGCGCGATGCGGGCGTCGAGCGCCCCCTTGCGCGAGTGGCCGGGCTGGCCGATGGCGCCCGAGACAGGATCGATCACGGTGGTGCTGCACTTGGCCACGTCGTGCAGCAGCGCGGCCAGGAAGACGATTTCCTGCTGCGCGCGCGCGGCTTGCGCATAGGCAGGCATGGCCAGCAGCGCCTCGATGACCATCATGGTATGCGTCCAGACGTCGCCTTCGGCGTGATACACCGGATGTTGCGGCGTGGTCTTGGCCAGTTCCAGTTGTGGAAAGGCGGCCAGGCAGGCGGCGAAATCGGGCTGCCTCCCTGGCAGCGGCGCCAGTTGGCGCAGGGTGTTCCAGTTCATCGGGTACTCCTTTTCTTTGTCAGTGCGGCCAGCTCGTCGAGCGAATGGCAGGTGCGCAGGCCCAGGCTTTCCCAGGTAAGCAGCGCTTGCGGCGCATACAGATCGACGCCGGGTGCCAGCTGGTTCGGGATCAAGGGCCGCGTGGCATGGTGCGAGCCGCTGTCGAGGATGGTTTGCGTAAAATCGGGCCGCACCAGCTTGTAGCGCGCCAGCACCTTGTCATCGTCTTCGACTTTCAGGTACAGGCCTTCGGCCAGGTCGGATTTGTCGGTCTGCCGCCAGCACAGGTCCAGTGGCAGCCTTTCACGCGCCACCACGGTCTCGAAGGCCCCGCGCCACAGCGTCGACTTGGCCAGCGAATGGCGCAGCAACTGCCACAGCTGCTGCGGCTTGGCCGGCATGGCGCCCGCGTACAGCACCGGCACGGACAGTACGGGCGATCCCGCCAGCAGCGCATGCCGGCGCGCCGTCGACAAAAATGTCTGGGTGCGGCGGCAATACATGTCGAATTCGTTGAAGTAATGCGGCAGGCAATCGTAGAACACGGAATGCTTGCTGTAGGCCCATTCGCCGAACAGCACGTACCGGTCTTCCAGCAGCGCCAGCAAGGCGTGTTCATGGGCATGCGCCCACGGTTTCAACAGGTTGAACTGGCGCTCGCTGCCGCCGCCCATCAGGTAGTGGCCGCGCGACTGCAGCAGCACCTCGCCGGCCTCGCTGAACGAAACGGCGGCGTTGGCGCCATCGATTTTTTCTTCGATAACGACGTAACGATTGGCCAGCCGCTTGAGAGGCATTTGATCGGAAGCATCGTCGCCGGGCTGCAGGCGCGAGCCTTCCAGGTGCGGCGTGCGCGGGTATTTGAATAACGGTAAAGATTGCAGGTACATGGCGTCACACGCCGCGTTCACCGGGGCGTGTCCTTTGCAGGGTCAGGGGTGCTGACGACGGGGTCGGGCGTGGACTATTTTCAGCGCACAAAGTGTCGCGGCAATCGGGAGCGTCAACGCGCCGGCCGATACCGCACAGGGCAGTTCGTCAGCGTTAGCAGGTGATGGCGAATTGGCGAGGCACTTTTGGCTCCAATGAGGAAGATGTTTGGGAAAGAAGCTGCAATATAACGGCAGTGCCGCTGTATTGCAAGCTTTAGGATTGCAAGCAGCTGAGGGAAAGCGTGTCCCTACTTCTTGCCCAGGCGCGTGATCAGGCTGGAGGTGTCGTAACGGTTGCCGCCGGCCTGCTGCACTTCGCCATAGAACTGGTCGGTCAGCGTGGTGACAGGCAGCTCGCTGCCGTTGCGCTGCGCTTCGGCCAGGCAGATGCCCAGGTCCTTGCGCATCAGGTCGACGGCAAAGCCGAAGTCGAACTTGCGCTCGATCATGGTCTTGCCGCGGTTTTCCATCTGCCACGATTGCGCCGCGCCCTTGGAAATCACGTCCACCACCAGCGCCGCGTCCAAGCCCGCATTCTCGGCAAAGGCGATGCCTTCGCTGAGCGCCTGCACCAGGCCGGCGATGCAGATCTGGTTGACCATCTTGGTCAGCTGGCCCGAGCCCGATGGCCCCATGTAGGTCACGGCGCGCGCGAACAGCGCGATCACGGCTTCGGCCCGCGCATACGCTTCCGCATCGCCACCGGCCATCACCGTCAGCTTGCCGTTTTCGGCGCCTGCCTGGCCGCCCGAGACGGGCGCGTCGAGGAAGAACACGCCCCGCTCTTGCGCCGCAGCATGGATGGTGCGGGCCGCTTCGGCCGAGGCCGTTGTATGGTCGACCAGGATGCTGCCCGGCGCCATGCCGGACAGCAAGCCGCCCTCTTCCAGGATCACCTGGTACAGATCGTTGTCGTTGCCGATGCAGGTGAAGACGAACTCGGCGCCAGCAGCCGCCGCGGCCGGCGTGGCGGCGCTGCTGCCCCGGTGCTGTTCCAGCCAGGCTTGCGCGCGTGCCGGATTGCGGTTGTAGACAGTCACCTCATGCCCGCCCGCCGCCAGATGGCCCGCCATGGGAAAACCCATCACGCCCAGTCCGATAAATGCCACTTTTGCCATTTGTCCGTCCCCTTGTTATCGATTGTTATGGATGAAAGAATCCGCCGATTGTGGCACAACTTCGGCTTGTTGAAGCCGTCACACCAGCGACCGCAAGCCCTCCACCAGCGCCGCGCATTCCTGCGGATTGCCGATGCTGATGCGCAAATACTGGCTGATGCGCGGCGCATTGAAATGGCGCACGATCACCGAGCGCGCACGCAGGCCGGCCGCCAGCTGTGCCGCGTCATGCTGCGGATGGCGCGCAAACACGAAGTTGGCCACCGATGGCAGCACCTCGAAACCGAGCTGCGTCAGCTGCGCCGTCAGCTGCGTGCGGCTGGCGATCACCGCCTGCCGCGTCTGCTGGAAATACGCTTCGTCGCGGAACGAGGCAACGGCGCCGGCCAGCGCCAGGCGATCGAGCGGATAGGAATTGAAGCTGTTCTTGACCCGTTCCAGCGCTTCGATCAGGTCAGGGTGGCCGATGGCAAAACCGACGCGCAGGCCGGCCAGCGAACGCGATTTCGACAGCGTTTGTACCACCAGCAGATTCGGATACTGCTTCACCAGCGTGATGGCGCTCTCGCCGCCGAAATCGACATACGCTTCATCGACCACCACCACTGCCTCGGGATGCGCGCGCAGCATCGCTTCCACGCCGGCCAGCGGCAGGTCGACGCCGGTCGGCGCATTCGGGTTCGGGAAGATGATGGCGCCGCACGGGCCCGTGTAATCGTCCGGGCGGATGCGCATCGCATCGTCGAGCGGCACGGTGCGGTAGTCGATGCCGTACAGCTTGCAATACACAGGATAAAAACTGTAGCTGATGTCCGGAAACAGCAGCGGCGCGTCGTGCTTGAGCAGAGCCATGAACGCCAGCGCCAGCACTTCGTCGGAGCCATTGCCGACAAATACTTCGGCGCTGCTCACGCCATGGTAATCGGCCAGCGTCTGTTTCAGTTCGCTGGCGCTGGGGTCCGGGTACAGGCGAAGGGCGTCGTTGGCCGCTTCCTTCAAGGCGGCGAGTACCTGTGGCGACGGGCCGTACGGGTTTTCATTGGTGTTCAGTTTGATCAGGCCTGGCAGTTTAGGCTGCTCGCCGGGGACGTAAGGGGTCAGCTGGGTGACGATGGAACTCCAGAATTGGCTCATTGCTTGTGCTTGTGGTGTGGGTCAGGGATGGGAAGGGGAAACTGATGGTAGATTACCATAGTGCGTAGGTCGGATTGGCGCACAGCGCGTAATCCGACATGCTGAATGAAACCGCCTTGCGCTGCGCGCTTTGGGCGGGTTTTGAAACCTTCAATGGGCGATTCGGAGAGGACTGGGCGAATACGCCCAGCCCTTCGAATCCCACACGCACGCCCCATTGGGGGCGTGCTCCTCTCCACCGCCACAAATAAAAAAAGCTCCCTTGCGGGAGCTTCTTTTATTTGTTCTGGCGGAGAGGGTGGGATTCGAACCCACGGTACGATTTAACGTACGCTTGATTTCGAGTCAAGTACATTCGACCACTCTGCCACCTCTCCAGGTACTGCTTTGCTGTTGCGGCCTGCTCAAACTGCCGGGGCCGTTTGAGCGAGGCGCTATTCTAGCATGGGGGGCAAGAGTTTGGGGAGAGGTTTTTCACAGTTTTCATTCTTGCAAACCTGAATGGACGATTCGGGGAGCCTCGCGCGAAGTACGCGCTCGTCTTCGAATCCCACGCGCCTGCCCCGCAGGGGGCAGGCTCCTCTCCGCCGGCACAAATAAAAAAAGCTCCCTTGCGGGAGTAATGCCGTTCAGTTAAGACTGAACGGCATTTTTATTTTGGGCTTGTAAACG is a window of Janthinobacterium sp. J1-1 DNA encoding:
- a CDS encoding AAA family ATPase, producing MNWNTLRQLAPLPGRQPDFAACLAAFPQLELAKTTPQHPVYHAEGDVWTHTMMVIEALLAMPAYAQAARAQQEIVFLAALLHDVAKCSTTVIDPVSGAIGQPGHSRKGALDARIALWDYAVPFAAREAICRLIQVHQVPFFALETSRRGVTPEFTVRELSWQVDIGLLAMLAEADIRGRICPDPQRMLDAIELFRELAREEGCYDRPRAFVDDHTRVRYFRGAEAHPDYPLFQQPGSRVIVMSGLPASGKNTWVAKHHPQLPVVSFDDARQALGLRHGKNEGQVGDYAEERARELLRKGLPFVWNATHLSALMREKTLNLLYKYHAQVELVYLEQSRKELLRRNGQRDTSLSNKKLQTMLWNWEIPLPQEAHLVRHDVA
- a CDS encoding ShlB/FhaC/HecB family hemolysin secretion/activation protein; the encoded protein is MRSKLLPLTLLLLIQGAYAQQPTAGSQLQQIPVAPQLPKAAPAIRVQRGDVPAAIVGDSTRIKVERLQIAAPPVFAESELVAASGFVPGSELTLTELRGLASKIASYYQTRGYFLAQAYLPAQDIKDGVVQITVMPGQYGQVQLRNKSNLSDGLAGNILAGLDGEVVATAPLERRLLLLSDLPGVQVSSTLAPGASLGASDLIVDVQPGARFNGSVDVDNQGNRYTGRNRIGATVNINELAGIGDVATVRAFTSTDGLNYVRAAYQAQAGLLRLGTAYTHMDYKLGKEFAVLEAKGTAKIASVYGSYPLIRARAGSLYAQVNYDSKDLQDKTESTGSVNDKKAKIWLFNLNGDSKDAFGGGGISNYSLTYTTGKIDIETPVARLIDMLTVDTHGSFHKLGLTASRLQSLGGETSFFGIVNAQTASKNLDASEKMGLGGVGGVRAYPGGEAYGDQGYVLNLELRQNLPAFTAVAGQLQLVGFADTGTVKLNRHAWSAGENRRTLSGAGVGVSWTGANALIVKGYYAHKLGNAKATSAPDSAGRFWLQAVKYF
- a CDS encoding NAD(P)-dependent oxidoreductase, with product MAKVAFIGLGVMGFPMAGHLAAGGHEVTVYNRNPARAQAWLEQHRGSSAATPAAAAAGAEFVFTCIGNDNDLYQVILEEGGLLSGMAPGSILVDHTTASAEAARTIHAAAQERGVFFLDAPVSGGQAGAENGKLTVMAGGDAEAYARAEAVIALFARAVTYMGPSGSGQLTKMVNQICIAGLVQALSEGIAFAENAGLDAALVVDVISKGAAQSWQMENRGKTMIERKFDFGFAVDLMRKDLGICLAEAQRNGSELPVTTLTDQFYGEVQQAGGNRYDTSSLITRLGKK
- a CDS encoding RNA ligase family protein; translated protein: MYLQSLPLFKYPRTPHLEGSRLQPGDDASDQMPLKRLANRYVVIEEKIDGANAAVSFSEAGEVLLQSRGHYLMGGGSERQFNLLKPWAHAHEHALLALLEDRYVLFGEWAYSKHSVFYDCLPHYFNEFDMYCRRTQTFLSTARRHALLAGSPVLSVPVLYAGAMPAKPQQLWQLLRHSLAKSTLWRGAFETVVARERLPLDLCWRQTDKSDLAEGLYLKVEDDDKVLARYKLVRPDFTQTILDSGSHHATRPLIPNQLAPGVDLYAPQALLTWESLGLRTCHSLDELAALTKKRSTR
- the hisC gene encoding histidinol-phosphate transaminase, coding for MSQFWSSIVTQLTPYVPGEQPKLPGLIKLNTNENPYGPSPQVLAALKEAANDALRLYPDPSASELKQTLADYHGVSSAEVFVGNGSDEVLALAFMALLKHDAPLLFPDISYSFYPVYCKLYGIDYRTVPLDDAMRIRPDDYTGPCGAIIFPNPNAPTGVDLPLAGVEAMLRAHPEAVVVVDEAYVDFGGESAITLVKQYPNLLVVQTLSKSRSLAGLRVGFAIGHPDLIEALERVKNSFNSYPLDRLALAGAVASFRDEAYFQQTRQAVIASRTQLTAQLTQLGFEVLPSVANFVFARHPQHDAAQLAAGLRARSVIVRHFNAPRISQYLRISIGNPQECAALVEGLRSLV